Proteins encoded in a region of the Bubalus bubalis isolate 160015118507 breed Murrah chromosome 9, NDDB_SH_1, whole genome shotgun sequence genome:
- the LOC102395352 gene encoding olfactory receptor 2M3-like isoform X1, which produces MAWENHTLNSNFILLGIFDHSPTHIFLFSLVLGIFTVAFMGNTIMVLLIYLDTQLHTPMYLLLSQLSLMDLMLICTTVPKMTFNYLSGKKSISLAGCGTQIFLYVSLLGAECFLLAAMAYDRYVAICHPLRYSILMSQKICCLMAVSSWVVGSFDGIIVIAVALSFPYCGSREIPHFFCDVPALLTLSCTKTLLFERLMFICCVIMLLFPVAVIIASYVRVIMSVIRMGSGEGRRKAFATCSSHLMVVGMYYGAAMFIYMRPVSDRSPTQDKMVSAFYTILTPMLNPLIYSLRNKEVARAFMKVLGRCFSWQS; this is translated from the exons ATGGCATGGGAGAATCATACTTTAAACTCTAACTTCATCTTGCTGGGAATCTTTGATCACAGTCCCACCCacatcttcctcttctctctggtCTTGGGCATCTTCACAGTGGCCTTCATGGGAAACACTATCATGGTTCTCCTCATCTACCTGGATACTCAGCTCCACACTCCCATGTACTTGCTCCTCAGCCAACTATCCCTCATGGACCTCATGCTTATTTGTACCACTGTACCCAAGATGACTTTCAACTACTTGTCTGGAAAGAAGTCCATCTCTCTGGCTGGGTGTGGAACCCAGATATTCTTATATGTGTCCCTGCTTGGAGCTGAATGCTTCCTGTTGGCTGCAATGGCCTACGATCGGTATGTTGCCATTTGCCACCCATTACGATACTCAATTCTCATGAGTCAGAAAATCTGTTGTCTCATGGCTGTTTCTTCTTGGGTTGTTGGTTCTTTTGATGGCATAATTGTTATTGCAGTTGCATTGTCCTTCCCATATTGTGGTTCCAGGGAAATACCCCACTTTTTCTGTGATGTCCCTGCCCTTCTCACTCTCTCATGCACTAAGACATTGTTGTTTGAAAGGTTAATGTTTATTTGCTGTGTAATTATGCTTCTTTTCCCTGTAGCAGTCATTATTGCTTCCTATGTCCGTGTTATTATGTCTGTCATTCGCATGGGATCTGGAGAGGGTCGCCGAAAAGCTTTTGCTACCTGTTCTTCCCACCTCATGGTGGTGGGAATGTATTATGGAGCTGCCATGTTCATATATATGCGGCCTGTGTCTGACCGATCCCCTACCCAGGACAAGATGGTATCAGCCTTCTACACCATCCTCACTCCCATGCTGAATCCCCTCATCTACAGCCTCCGAAACAAGGAAGTGGCCAGAGCATTCATGAAGGTGTTAGGGA gatgtttctcctggcaatcttga
- the LOC102395352 gene encoding olfactory receptor 2M3-like isoform X2 codes for MAWENHTLNSNFILLGIFDHSPTHIFLFSLVLGIFTVAFMGNTIMVLLIYLDTQLHTPMYLLLSQLSLMDLMLICTTVPKMTFNYLSGKKSISLAGCGTQIFLYVSLLGAECFLLAAMAYDRYVAICHPLRYSILMSQKICCLMAVSSWVVGSFDGIIVIAVALSFPYCGSREIPHFFCDVPALLTLSCTKTLLFERLMFICCVIMLLFPVAVIIASYVRVIMSVIRMGSGEGRRKAFATCSSHLMVVGMYYGAAMFIYMRPVSDRSPTQDKMVSAFYTILTPMLNPLIYSLRNKEVARAFMKVLGKDKSGE; via the coding sequence ATGGCATGGGAGAATCATACTTTAAACTCTAACTTCATCTTGCTGGGAATCTTTGATCACAGTCCCACCCacatcttcctcttctctctggtCTTGGGCATCTTCACAGTGGCCTTCATGGGAAACACTATCATGGTTCTCCTCATCTACCTGGATACTCAGCTCCACACTCCCATGTACTTGCTCCTCAGCCAACTATCCCTCATGGACCTCATGCTTATTTGTACCACTGTACCCAAGATGACTTTCAACTACTTGTCTGGAAAGAAGTCCATCTCTCTGGCTGGGTGTGGAACCCAGATATTCTTATATGTGTCCCTGCTTGGAGCTGAATGCTTCCTGTTGGCTGCAATGGCCTACGATCGGTATGTTGCCATTTGCCACCCATTACGATACTCAATTCTCATGAGTCAGAAAATCTGTTGTCTCATGGCTGTTTCTTCTTGGGTTGTTGGTTCTTTTGATGGCATAATTGTTATTGCAGTTGCATTGTCCTTCCCATATTGTGGTTCCAGGGAAATACCCCACTTTTTCTGTGATGTCCCTGCCCTTCTCACTCTCTCATGCACTAAGACATTGTTGTTTGAAAGGTTAATGTTTATTTGCTGTGTAATTATGCTTCTTTTCCCTGTAGCAGTCATTATTGCTTCCTATGTCCGTGTTATTATGTCTGTCATTCGCATGGGATCTGGAGAGGGTCGCCGAAAAGCTTTTGCTACCTGTTCTTCCCACCTCATGGTGGTGGGAATGTATTATGGAGCTGCCATGTTCATATATATGCGGCCTGTGTCTGACCGATCCCCTACCCAGGACAAGATGGTATCAGCCTTCTACACCATCCTCACTCCCATGCTGAATCCCCTCATCTACAGCCTCCGAAACAAGGAAGTGGCCAGAGCATTCATGAAGGTGTTAGGGAAGGACAAGTCTGGAGAATAA
- the LOC102397906 gene encoding LOW QUALITY PROTEIN: olfactory receptor 2M4-like (The sequence of the model RefSeq protein was modified relative to this genomic sequence to represent the inferred CDS: inserted 1 base in 1 codon), which yields MIWRNQTFNLDFILLGIFDYRPTHIFLFCLILGIFTMAFMGNTLMVLLIYLDTQLHTPMYLLLSQLSLMDLMLISTTVPKMAFNYLSGRKSISLAGCGIQIFFYVSLLGAECFLLAVMAYDRYVAICHPLRYTILMNQKRCVFMTVASWILGSLDGIIVLVAALSFPYCSSLEIHHFFCDVAALLPLSCTDTSAFENLLFICCVVMLVLPVSVIIGSYSRVLQAVIGMDSKESRCKAFTICSSHLSVVGLYYGAAMFMYMRPASNHTPDQDKVVSAFYTILTPMLNPLIYSLRNKEVSKGFQKLLRXRKINFIQHL from the exons ATGATTTGGAGAAACCAGACCTTCAATTTGGACTTCATCCTGTTAGGAATCTTTGATTACAGACCCACACACatcttccttttctgtctgaTCTTGGGCATCTTCACAATGGCCTTCATGGGAAACACTCTCATGGTTCTTCTTATCTACCTGGACACCCAGCTCCACACCCCTATGTATTTGCTGCTTAGCCAATTGTCCCTCATGGACCTCATGCTCATCTCTACTACTGTACCCAAGATGGCTTTTAACTACTTGTCTGGCAGGAAATCCATCTCTCTAGCAGGCTGTGGCATCCAGATATTCTTCTATGTTTCCCTACTTGGAGCTGAATGCTTCCTGTTGGCTGTCATGGCCTATGATCGCTATGTGGCTATATGCCACCCTCTTCGATATACCATCCTGATGAATCAGAAACGCTGTGTCTTcatgactgttgcttcctggatCTTGGGCTCTCTTGATGGGATCATTGTGCTTGTAGCAGCCCTCTCATTCCCTTATTGCAGCTCCCTGGAAATTCATCACTTTTTCTGTGATGTTGCTGCCCTTTTACCTCTATCTTGTACAGACACCTCTGCATTtgaaaatttgctttttatttgttgtGTGGTGATGCTGGTCTTACCAGTCTCTGTGATTATTGGTTCCTATTCACGAGTTCTTCAAGCTGTCATCGGCATGGATTCCAAGGAAAGTCGCTGCAAGGCCTTCACCATCTGCTCCTCACATCTGTCTGTGGTTGGACTCTACTATGGAGCTGCCATGTTTATGTATATGAGACCAGCTTCTAATCACACACCGGACCAGGACAAGGTGGTATCAGCCTTTTATACCATCCTCACCCCGATGCTGAACCCTCTCATCTACAGTCTTCGAAACAAAGAGGTATCTAAAGGATTTCAGAAACTGTTGA AAAGGAAAATTAACTTTATACAGCATCTTTGA